The Rhododendron vialii isolate Sample 1 chromosome 6a, ASM3025357v1 genome includes a window with the following:
- the LOC131329247 gene encoding beta-glucosidase 18-like: METKMKLNIIHSHLCFLLILFSSVPSFVVSFNEKLEGEDTERSGFPDDFFFGTSTYSYQIEGAYHQDGKSLSNWDVFTHTQGGQTKGANGDVANNHYHRYLEDIEMMNSLGVNAYRFSISWTRVLPRGRFGAVNPRGVTFYNDIIDNLLLQGIEPFVTINHNDFPQELEERYGSWLSPLMQEDFVHFAKTCFESFGDRVRYWITINEPNLFAVLAYKEGMFPPSHCSEPYGNCSIGNSIKEPLISMHNMLLAHARAVKLYREHFQGGSIGIVAYADMYEPLTDDDLDREAASRVLAFNLAWVFDPLSLGDYPPEMRRYHGNELPRFSVEERNYVKGSIDFIGINHYSTLYAKDCIHSSCNFQGNGHVIGFSYVTGERDGVPIGEPAGMDGMYVVPRGMEKIIEYLKKRYHNKPTFVLENGYAQIRQDIQVQDSLFDVKRVEFHKAYLASLAKAIRNGADVRGYFIWTLMDDFEWLDGYNVGFGLYYVDRKSLQRIPKLSAKWYKNFLTSNSLNDEEASSYESEEEFYIQKQRKVILSGVKTKQAEM, encoded by the exons atgGAAACCAAAATGAAACTAAACATTATCCATTCCCATCTCTGCTTTCTTCTGATTCTCTTTTCCTCTGTTCCTTCTTTTGTTGTGAGCTTCAATGAAAAACTGGAGGGAGAAGACACTGAAAGATCCGGATTCCCTGATGATTTCTTCTTTGGAACATCCACTTATTCGTATCAA ATTGAAGGAGCATATCATCAAGATGGCAAGAGTCTCAGCAACTGGGATGTTTTCACTCATACCCAAG GGGGCCAAACGAAGGGAGCGAACGGGGATGTGGCCAACAACCATTACCATCGCTACCTG GAAGACATTGAGATGATGAATTCTTTGGGGGTCAATGCCTACAGATTTTCAATCTCTTGGACCAGAGTTCTACCTA GAGGAAGATTTGGTGCCGTGAATCCAAGAGGTGTAACGTTCTATAACGATATCATAGACAATCTTTTGCTCCAAG GAATTGAGCCATTTGTGACAATAAACCATAATGATTTCCCACAAGAACTCGAGGAACGATATGGGTCTTGGCTCAGTCCTCTAATGCA GGAAGATTTTGTCCATTTTGCTAAAACTTGTTTTGAAAGTTTTGGGGATCGAGTGAGGTACTGGATCACAATCAACGAGCCAAACTTATTTGCGGTACTCGCCTACAAGGAGGGCATGTTTCCACCGTCCCACTGTTCCGAGCCTTATGGGAATTGTTCCATTGGCAATTCCATCAAAGAGCCACTTATTTCTATGCACAACATGTTATTGGCACATGCCAGGGCTGTCAAGCTCTATCGCGAGCATTTTCAG GGCGGATCAATTGGAATTGTGGCATATGCAGATATGTATGAACCATTGACAGATGATGATCTTGATAGGGAAGCTGCAAGTAGGGTCTTGGCTTTCAATCTGGCCTG GGTTTTTGATCCCTTGTCATTGGGAGATTACCCTCCGGAAATGCGGCGCTATCACGGGAATGAATTACCAAGATTCTCCGTGGAGGAAAGAAATTACGTAAAAGGCAGCATCGACTTCATTGGCATTAACCATTACTCAACTCTTTATGCCAAGGACTGCATCCATTCCAGTTGTAACTTTCAAGGGAATGGTCATGTGATTGGATTTTCCTACGTTACAGGGGAACGCGATGGTGTTCCAATAGGAGAACCG GCAGGGATGGATGGAATGTACGTAGTTCCAAGGGGCATGGAGAAGATTATCGAATATCTTAAGAAAAGATACCATAACAAACCTACATTTGTGCTTGAAAATG GGTATGCTCAAATAAGACAAGATATACAAGTCCAAGACTCACTGTTTGATGTCAAGCGAGTCGAATTTCACAAGGCATACCTTGCTTCCTTGGCCAAAGCAATCAG GAATGGAGCCGATGTGCGTGGCTACTTCATATGGACATTGATGGATGACTTCGAATGGCTAGACGGTTACAACGTTGGATTCGGACTTTACTACGTCGATCGAAAATCGCTACAACGGATACCAAAACTTTCTGCAAAGTGGTACAAGAATTTTCTGACCAGCAATAGCCTCAACGATGAGGAAGCTAGTAGTTATGAGTCCGAGGAGGAGTTCTACATTCAGAAGCAGAGAAAGGTCATATTATCAGGAGTAAAAACCAAACAAGCAGAAATGTAG